GTACTGCACCTTCTTGCTCGCGACCATGCGGTGGCGGCAGGAATTGTCCAGGTTCCCCACGTCAACGGTCCGGCATCGGCGTTCTCTCAGCCGGCGACGCAGTTGGTCCGGCTGTTCATCGCCGGCGTTCGCGACCAGCTGGGCGCATGGTTGGGTGCGAAACCCTACCGAACCGCGGCCATCGGCCGACCGGGCGATCTTGCGATGATGACGTCTCCGGGGGCGATGGAACTCGTTGAGCAGATGGCCGGTGAACATCGCGACAAGCTGCTCACCGAGAACGACGTGGCCGCGCGGATCGCGTTGCGGGTGCCGTTCTACTCACCGGGCCGCTACGCATCGCGGATCACCGTTCCGACGCTGGTTCAACTCGCCAGCAATGATGACGTGACCCCGATGGACAAGGCGCTCAAGGCGGCCCGTCGCATTCCGCGCGGTGAGGTCCTGGTGTACGAGTGCAGTCACTTCGAGCCGTATCTCGAGCCGCATTTCGACAGGATCGTCGCCGATCAGATCGACTTCCTGCGGCGCCATATCGGACAGGGGTGACAGCAGCCCGCTCCTCATGCGGGCTCGCGGCGTGGGTCGAGCAGTAGGTCGACCCAGCTCTCCGCGGGCCGCAGCCGGGCGTCGGCGGCGGCGAACACACCGATACGCCCCTCGGAATCCTGGAACAGACCGTTGGCGGAGTCGTAGACGGCCACCTTCGGTCCGAACGCCCGCGCACCGGCGGGTTGGGCCGGTTCAGCCGCACGAGTCACGCCGGCGGGCCGCTGGCCGTACGGCGGGACGCGCAGGTCGGGCGGGTCATAAGGCAACGGCGGAGGCGGAGGCCCGGGTGTCACCGGAGGGACCGGCAGCGGGTACGGCGGAAACAAGGCAGGCCCCGGCCCGGGCGGAACGCCGGGCGGCAGTTCGGTGACGGGTGGGCCGGGGTCGTAGTCGGCGCCCGACGGGGTATAAGGGAATTTGTTGGGCGGCAGAATATTACGCGGGTCGGTTACCGGTGTGTCCTCGGGTACGACGGGGCCTCGCCAGGGTTGGTTGCCCAACGGGACGTATCCGATCGGGTCGCGGCACAGTGCGACCGTCGGCGCGCGCTTACCCGGGAACTCCTGGCACGGGTAATTGCGGGCGCCACGGACGACGAGCGGAGAGCTCTGCGGCACCTTGCAGTACATGTCGTCGGGAATGTCGCGCAGTGTCTGGTCGCCGGGGGAGCGGATCTGCGAGGGAGGGATGAAGCCGACGTTGCAGGGCGGAGGGTCGTCGAGGCCGAGCTTGAAGTCCACCTTGACGCCCTCGTCGGGTGGGACCTGCTCGGCGGCGGTGATCAGAGCAGCGGTGACCGCGGGCAGGACGACGAGGGTCTGCTCGAGGGATTTGCGGTAGATCACGCCGATGCGGCCGAAGTTGGCGAGGTTGGCCGCAAGCATCGGGAACGACGGGCGGATCCCGGTGAAGGTGTCGGTGGCCGCGGCGGCGGTGCCTGGCGCGGTCCGCAGCAGTGTGCGCAATTGCGGATCCGCGGCGCGAAGTTCGGAGGTGAAGCGCGCCAGCCCGTCAGCCAGAGCGGTGATGTCCTCGCCGCTGCGAATCTGCGCGTCGAGCAACGCGCCGACTCGATCGATGAGTCCGGTGACGTCGCCGCGCGCGGCGTTGATCTCGCCGAGCAGGTCCGCGGCGCTGCGGATCAAGCCAGCGAGTTCAGGTCCGGACTGCTCGAAGGCTGCGGCGGTTTCGCGCAGCACATCGTCGAGCCGACTCCTGTCCAGGGACTCGACAAGATTCTGTGCTTGGCGGAGGAGTTCGGCGGTGCTGCCGCTGAGCCTGGTGTGCGCCAGATCGATGACCGAGCCGTCCCGCAGCACCGGACCGGTTTCGTCGCCCGACGGGACCAGATCGACGTACTGTTCGCCGACGGCCGAGACGCTCTTGACCGTGGCGGTGACATCGGCGGGAATCGCAACGTCCGACTGCAGTCGCATCCGCACCTCGACCCCGAGATCGTCGGTGAGCTCGACAGCGGTGACACGCCCGACGGTCGATCCTCGGTAGGTGACGTTGGCGTTCGGGTACAGGCCGCCGCTGGCGGCGAAGTCGGCCGTGACGGTGTAGTGACCGATACCCAGCGCTTCGGGCAATCGCAGGTAGAAGACCGCGACCGCGCTCACGGCGAAGGCTGTGATGACCGCGAAGGCCCGCAGCTGCCATCGAATTCTGCGGGTGAGCATCAGCGCCCACCCGTGTCGGTACTCGCCGGCGGGAGGGCGAACGGGTCGGCCGCCTGCCCGGACAGGTCGGCCAACTGGCCGGTGAGAAAGTCCGGTGGAGTGATGATCTCGTGGAGATGCTGCATGTTCGGGTCCAGCGGCGATGTGGTGAAGAAGTTCTCGCCGAACCGGCGCAGGGTCAGATCGAGGGTCGCGATCGCGTTAAGGTAGTCCCCACGAACCGCATGCTTGATGCCGGCCTGGGGGAACGGGTAGGTCACGATGATCGGCAGCGCGTCGATCAGTTCCTGCACGTGATCGGTAAGGGGTTTGATCACCGCGTACGCAGCGGTGATGTCCGCGGTGAGGTCGGTCTTGGTCTCGGCGAGAATCCGGGTGGCGATCTCGCTGAGGCGCCCGAGTGCGGCGAAGGTGTCGATGATCCGGCCGGCGTTGGCGTTGAGTGTTCGGGTCGCCTCCGGCAGTGCGGCGAGCGTCTTCTTGAGCGCGGTGTCGTGGTCGGCGAACGTCGACGCCACCCGGTTGACCGATTCCATGGCGGCGACGATGTCGTCGCTCTGCCGACGTACTGCCGCGGTCAACTCGGCCAGTTCGGGCAAGAGGTCGGCGAATCGCCCAGCGCGACCAGTCACGGCAGCGTGCAGCTCATCGGTGATGTCCTGCACTGCACCGAGATTGCCGTTGTTTACGAGTACTCCGAGGCTCGATAGCACCTCCTCGGTCGTGGGGTAGCGCCCCGCGCGGCTGTGGGGGATGACGGTTCCGTCGGTGAGGACTCCGACTGGGGGCTCGGTGGTGGGGGCGCGGAGCTCGACGTGCTGTGAGCCCAGCAGCGATGTCTGTCCGATGGTGACGGTCGCGTTGGCCGGCAACTGCACCTCCCGGCTCAGCGACAGCCGTAGTGCGGCGTAGAACGTGCCGTCGGGGCGCTGCATCACCTGTTGGCCGGACACGCTGCCGACCGTGACGTCATCGACGAGAACGGGCGAGTTCTGCGGCAGCGTGGACACATCGGGGAGTTCGACGGTGATGGTGAACGAGCCCGGGCCGTGCCCGACCGTGCCGGGCAGGTTCAGGGAGTTGAGCCCACCGAACGAGCAGGCCGCGGTCAGCAGGACGCTGGATCCGAGGGCACTGCACAGTTTCAGCGCGCGCATGCGGGGGTTCATCGTCCTGGTTCCTGTTCGGGGACATGTCGATCGGAGTTCGCCGTGTCGGTCGCGGCGTGCGGCAGCAGCAGTTCGGCCGGGTCGGTTCCGGGCGGAATCGTTGGCGGGTTGACTCCGGGCAGCGGTTGCCACTGCAACTGCGATACCGGCGTTTGCGCCTTGGCCTGGGTCGCGGGCGTGTCGTAGACGAACTGGCCCTTGTATGCGGTGATGTTGTTGATCGGGTGGAACAGTATCGGTGGGAAGTTCATCATGATCCGTTTGAGCACCGGGCCCATTCGTTGCCGACAGATCTCGGTGCGGTTGTAGTACTCGGGTGTGCCGGCGGCGTCGAACACGCCCGCGCACAAGAACTGCACAGGATTCGCGAAGTTGGGCAGCGACAGGATGGCGCCGATGGACCCCTGAGCCGGGTTGTAGATGTTGTAGAAGTTCACCAGCGCATGCGGGGCGACATGCAGCACCTGTTCGAGGTCCTCGCTGTGTTCGGTGAGCAGTGAGGTGAACTCGCTGAGCCTGTGCGCCTGATCGCTGAGTGTCTTGTTGTTCTCGTTGAGGAACACCTTGATCTGCCCGAGCGCGTTGTTGAGCGCGTTGAGGGAGTCGGCGAGATCGGTGGAGCTGTCGGCGAAGACCTGAGACAGCGCGGCGACGTGCCCGGTGAACTGCACGATCTGCTCGTCGCTCGCGGACAGCGCGTCGACCAGTGTGCGTAGGTGCTTGATGGTGCCGACGATGTCGAAGCGGGAATCACCTAGCCGGCTGGCGGTTTCGGACAGTTCACGGATCGCGTCACGGAAGGAGTGGCCATTGCCCTCGAACGTGGTCGCGGCCTGGTCGATGGCTGCGCTGAGCGGACCTTGCACGCCACCGCTCTGCGGCCCGAGATGAGTGGCCAGGCGAGTGAGTTCGTCCTTCACGTCGTCCCACTCGACCGGAACGGCGGTGCGATCGGACGGGATGACCGCACCGTCCGACAGGGTGGGGCCGCCGCTGTAGACGGGGCCGAGCTCGATGCGGCGCGCCGAGATGACGTTTGGGGCGACGATGACCGCCGAGGCGTCGGCGGGTACGGGAACATCGCGCCGAACGGTGAAGGTGATGTCGGTGTGCGACGGCCCGGGTCGGATACTGCGGACCGATCCCACCGGGACACCGAGGACCGCGACGCTGTCACCCGGATACAGCCCGACCGCCGACGGGAAGTGAGCGGTGATGGTCAGCGGTGCTGGGCGGGGCCAGCCGGCGACCAGTCCGCCGGCGAGAACGCCCAGCAACACGGCGATGAGCGCGGCTCGCAGGCGACGGCGAAGCGCTGCGGCAATGCTTCTCACGGTGACTTCGGCCTGACGATCGTACGGTCGGTGATAAACCCGCGCAGGAAGTCCGCCAAGCTGTCGGGGAGCTTGCCGGGCTGGAAGTATGCATCCAACAGAACACCACCGAGAGTGGGGGTGGAACGCCGAATACGTTGGCCTGGAAGCCCGGACCCGACCCGACGACCTCACCGAGGGCGGTAGCGTATGAGGGCAGCCGGTCGAGTGCGGCGGAGAGGTGTTCGCGGCGTTCGTTCAGATTGTCCAGAACGAGGTTCAGTTTGAGCATGGCCGGTTTGAGCAGGTCGTCGTTGTCCTCGACGAACCCGGACAGCTGATGGGACAGTGTCAGGATACCGGAGATGAGCTGGTCGATCGCCCGACGGCGTTGGGCGAGTTGGGCGAACAGCATGTTGCCGTCGGTGATCAGCCGATCGATCTGCTCGGACCGGGCAGCCACCACCTCCGACAGCCGGTTGGCGTGCGCAAGCAGTTGCTGCAGCCTGTGGTCGCGGTCGCTGACGCTGCGTGAGAGCGCGGCGATACCGTCGAGGGCCGCACGCACCTGGGGAGTGGCGTCGCGCATTGCCTCGGTGAGGGTGTCGAGCGCCTCGACGAACTTGTCCTGGTCGAGTTCGCCGACGTTGCGCCCGAGGTCTTGTAGCGCGTTGTTGAGGGTGTACGGGGTCGTGGTGCGGTTCAGGGGTATGGTGGTGGCCTTTCCGGCTCCGCGCGGCGTCACCTCGATGGACCGCTGGCCGAGAATGGTGTCGGTTTTGATGGCGGCCAGGGATTGATCGCCGAGGGCGATGCCGCGCTGCACGGTGAACGTGATCCGCACGCTGCGGGTGGGGATATCGAGTGCGACGTCCTTGACCTCGCCGACGGTGTGACCGTAGACCTGCACGGGGTTGCCGGCGACCAACCCGGCGGCGTGGGCGAAATAGGCCCTATAGCGCTGACCCTGGGGCCAGAAGGGCAGCCCGGTGTACCCGAAGGACACCAACATCAGGCACACGACGAGAACGATGCCGAAGATGCCGGTGCGCAGCGGATCTCGAGTCGTTGAGTCACTTCGCAAAGTCGCACCTGCCGTTGTTCGACTGCGGGGGCTTCACGGCGGGGATGATGATGTCGCTTCCCGCGGGCCCGTTGATCTTGATCTTGACCGGGCAGAAGTAGATGTTGAAGAACGAGCCGTAGGCGCCCAGGGCGCTCAGCCGCAGATAGTCCTCAAGGGGTTCCAGCGAGGCGTTGAGGTCCGCCTTGCGCTCGTCGAGCGCGGCGGCGAGCGGCCCGGCGGTCTCGAGCACTGCCTGGATGGGACGCCGCGCCGCACCGAGCACCTCGGTGAGTTCGCGTTCGGTGGTGGCGAGTCGTTCCAGCGCATTGACGATGGGATCGCGCCCCATGCTGAGCTCGGTGATCAGCTGCTGGAGTTTCCCGACGCTCACCGCGAGGTCATCGCTCTTCTCCGCGGCGGCAGCCAGCACCGTGGTGAGGTTGTCGATCGTTTCGTCGATGAGTCGGTCGCGGTCGGCGATCGTGTGGGTGAACTCGGCGGTGTTGGCCAGCACGTCGGCAAGGGTGGCCCCTTTGTCCTGGAGGAGCTCGATGATGGCGTTGCTGATCTCGTTGACCTTCGCGCCGTCGAGGCCCTTGAGCACCGGGCGGAATCCCCCGAGCAGGGCGTCGAGGTCGACGGCCGGCTGGGTGTTCTCCCGCGGGATCGTTCCTCCTGGCGGAAGCGAGCGGAGTTCCCCGGGTCCGCCGAAAATCTCCAGGTAGCGGTCGCCGGTGAGATTCTGATAGCGGATCGCCGCGCGGGTGGAGGTGTAGAGCTGCTGGCGCTTGTCGACGGTGAAGGTGACGGTGGCGTGGTCACCGTTGATGGCGATGCTCTTCACCTTTCCGACCGGGATGCCGGCGATCCGAACGTCCTGTCCGGTCTTGAGTCGGGATACCGACGTGAAGTCGGCATGGTAGGTGTGCGTCGAACCGAATCGGAACTGACCGAAGGTCAGCACGAGGCCGGCCAGCATGAGCAGCATGACGGCAGTGAAGATGCCGACCTTGAGGGCGGTGCGTCGTAGGGACATCAGTAGTCGTCTCGTTCTGCGAACGCGCCGTTGAACAGGAACTGCAGCGTCGACGGCGGGTCGAATTGGAGTTCGGTGTTCGGTTGGTAGGGGACGTAGGCGTTATCGGTGACGAGGAAGGGGGTCCGGTACCAGGATCCGGATCCCTGTTTGGTGGGCAGGTCGGGCAGTCCCCGGCAGTTGGGGCCGCCTGACGCGTTGACCAGCGGGAGACTCTCGGGGTAGGTGTAGGCCGGGGAGCCGGGCATGAAGCCCGCGTTGACGAACAGGGCCGGCTGGATCCCGCCGATGTAGGGTCCGAACTTCTTATAGGCCTTGGCCAATGAGGTGATCAGGCAACCGAACTCGGGCGAGTAGTCGCGTAGCACACCCAACGGGGCGCGTAGCCGCGTGACGGCCGCGATCAGGTCGCTTTCGGCGGGCGCCAGGGTATCGGTGGCGGCGTAGCCGAGTCCGGCCGCGGCCAGCAGTGTGGCGCTGAGGTTGTCGCGTTCGTCGGCGATCGCGTCGCCGATGGTGGGAACGTTGCCCAGGGTGGACACCAGGTCGTTGGTGGCGGCCGTGTAGATGTCGCCGACTGTGGTGAGCTTGCGCACGTTGTCGTGCAGCGCGGGCATATGGGGGTTGACGGCAGCCAGGGCCTCGCGGAGAGCGACCAGCCCGGCGCCGAGTTCGGATCCGTTGCCGCGCAGACCTTCTGCGATCGCGGTCAGGGTGGCGTTCAGTTGCACCGGGTCGATCTTCTGCAGCGTGTTGACCAGTGTCTGGAACAACGTGTTGACCTCGACGCTGACGTCGGACACCCGCAGATGGGCGTACGGCCTGAGACGTTCCGTGCTCGGCTCCGGAGGGATGAGAAGTTCGACCGACTTGGCGCCGAAGACGGTGGTGCTTGCGATCCGGGGAATGACATTCGCGGGGATCTTGGCCAGTTCGTCGGTGCGGATCGCCAGGGTCAGTTGGGCCGCGGACCCGTCGTAGGAGATACGGGTCACCCTGCCGACCGGCACCCCGAGGAACTTCACCTTCGCGTCGCGGTCCATCACCAGCCCCACGCGAGGAGCGGTGAGGGTGACAGTGGAGGTGGGTATGAACGCCCCTTGGTACGCCAGGAAGGTCACGGCGGCCACTGCCATGCCGAGCGCGGCCATGAGCGCCGCGGCGACACGGACCCGCAGGCGTCGTCGCTGTGTCTCCACTGAACACCCTTCCTCTCGGAGCGGTAGCACGTCCCGGGGAACCGGAGGGCCCAACGGCGTTGGCGGGCGGTGTGGTCCGGGAGGAAAGCCGACCGCCAGGGCCGGCGACCTCCGTAGTCACCCTCGGACGGTCCACAAAAACTATCGCTCGTTATAACATCACACTGGGTATAAAAGAAGGGTTCGGATCACAGTGCCGCACGCCGATCCCCGATGCGGAGGTCAGTTGATGACGGAGACGATCAAGCACAGCGAGGCCGGGGCGGCGCGGGGGCGGCGGGGTTTCTCGTCGTTGCAGAAGTCGCTGTTCGGGGTGTTGGCGTTCTTCTTCGCGATCCACCCGGTGTTCTGGTTCCTGGAGACACGCGCGGGGGTGCCGCAGCCGGTCGCCTCCACGGTGATGGTGATCGTGGTGGTCGGTTGCTTCGTCACCGCCCTGGCGCTGCCCTGGCTTCGGGTCGGTGACCGGCGGGACTGGACGCGGGCCGACCGGCTGGGCGCGATGATCATCGTCTGGGTGTTCATCGCGCTGACCCCCCGGTTCATCTGGGAGCTGCCGTGGCTGTTGTTCTTCGATCAGATCGTCGAGGGAGTCCGCAACGGGTCGCTGTGGACCTACATGTGGGCGCCGATCCTGTTGGGTGGTGACGCCCGCTATCTCAACGGCGATCCGCTGATCGTCTGCATGGAGTGGATCGCGCTGTTCGTCGGGATCTTCGAGGCCTATGCGCTGGTCCAGTTCTTCCGCAACGGCAGGCGGTTCAGCAGCACGCAGCTGTCGCTGATCATGGCGGGGATGATCGTCGAGGTGACACTGCCGGCGGTCTATTTCGGCACCGAGATCGCCAACAACCTGTCCAACACCGCCTCACCGGTGGAGATGCTGGTCAAGTTCGTGCTCATCAACGTGCTGTGGTGCACCATGCCGATCCTCACGTATTTCTGGGGGGTGCGCCGACTGGTCACCAACAACCTCCACGTACCGTTCTGACCGACGCTCGGGCATGAACATGCAACTCGGGGTTCACTTCAACGGTTCGGGCGTGAAAGCGACGTCGACGCCGCCGAGGGTCACGGAGACCTGACCTCCCATCACCACGACCTGCGCGGTGACCCGTCGCTCGACGGCCTGAGCCAGTTGCCGCACCGGCTGGTGCGGAATCCGCTCCACCGACAGGTTCGACAGACCCGCGACCCGGCGACCGACGGTGCGCCACCAGGCGTGTGTCCCGGCGGCGAACGGGAACAGCAGTACCCGGTCGGCCCGCCCGGCGGCCTTGGCCAGCCCCCGGGCGTCGGGCTGGCCGACGTCGATCCACTCCAGGATCCGGCCGGTGTAGTCGGTGAGCTGTAGGTCCGCCACGCCGGGAACGCACAGGCCCGGGCCGAACGCCAACTCCCCGTCGACGTCACGCAGCTGATGTGCGCGCAGCGCGAACGCCAGCAACCGCACCACCATCCGCTCATCGGTCTCGCTGGGGTGACGGGCGACTGTCAGTGCGTGATCGGCGTAGTAGCCGTGATCGACATCGGAGACGCCGAGCTCGGCCTTGAACACCGTCGCGGAGAGGGCCACGCCATAGTGTGGCCGATATCCGATCACGACGGGGTTATCCGCCGCGCGGATATGAGGACATCGCGCCGCGCACCTACGATGGAGCCGGCGAGATCCGAAAGCCCGCTACTTCGATCACTGTGACGAGCAGGGTGCGTCGACGCGGATCGCCCGGCAGCCGAGCGGGCCACACGGCGAGACGATCGAGCAGGGAGCCAGGCATGAGACCAGCCCGCATCGATGTGCACGCCCATTTCCTTCCCGACTTCTACCGGCAGGCGATGCTCGATGCGGGGTACTCCGAGCCGGACGGCATCAGGGCGATTCCGCCGTGGGACGAGACATCGGCTCTGGCCCTGATGGACGAGCTCAACATCGAGACGGCGATCCTGTCGATCTCCTCGCCGGGAGTGCGCTTCGGTGACGCGGGCGCGGCGGCGAGGCTGGCGCGCCGGGTCAACGATGAGGCGGCGCGGATTCGCGAGGCCCACCCCGGCCGGTTCGGACTGTTCGCCTCGCTTCCGGTGCCCGACGTCGATGCCGCCGTCGAAGAACTCCGGTACGCGCTCGACACCCTCGGCGCCAACGGCGTCGTGCTCGAGAGCAACAGCCGGGGCGTGTACCTGGGCGACCCGATGCTCGAGCCGTTGTACGCCGAGTTGAACGCGCGTCGTTCGACCCTGTTCATTCACCCCACCACGCCGTGCGGTACCGATCTGTCGTTCGGTTATCCGAAACCGTTGCTGGAGTTCATGTTCGACTCGACGCGGGCGGTGACCCACATGATTCTCAGCGGCGTGCTGGACCGGTACCCGGAGATGACGGTGATCATGCCGCATGCGGGTGCGGCACTGCCGGTGCTGGCCGCGCGCATCGAACTGCTCATGCCGTTGCTGGCATCGCCGGACCGTGCCGGCCCGCCCGATATCCGCGGTGCGCTCCGGAAGCTGCACTTCGACCTGGCCGGCGCGCCGGTCCCCGAACTGCTCGGGGCACTGCTGCAGGTGACCGGAATCGAGAACATCCACTACGGCAGCGACTATCCGTACACGCCCGCTCATGCCTGCCTCGAACTCGCCGACCGCATCGACCGGACGCCGTTGCTCGACGACGACGCACTCACCAGGGTGCTGACGACGAACAGCCGGAAGCTGCTGTAGCCGTCAGCGCTTACGCCGACCGCGGGCCGGCCGTTCGTGTCCGGCCTTGAGGTGATCGATCAGTAACTGCGCCATCGCTTCCCGTTGCGGATCCGTCGGCAGCGGGAATTCGGTGACCATCTGCCCCACCATGAGACCCAACGGCGCCGCCCACAGCAGGTCCGCGATGGCCTCGGCGTGAGGCGAGCGGTTGCCGACGACCCGGGCGATCCGGTCGAGCCCGGGCTGCAGGCCGGCCAGTTGCTCGGTGCCGAGCTTCGCGCGGAACGACCGGGTCGCGATGAGTATCTCCATCGCCGACAGGCTGGCCGGGTTGAGGAACACCCGCCACGCTGCGTCGGTGAGCGCCCGCATGCGGTCCTCGGGGTCCTCGATCGCCTCGACCTCGTCCGCCACGTCGTTGATCGAGGTGACGAGCGTGTTGATGGCGTGGTCGATGACGGCGGTGAGCAGGCCGTCCCGGTCTCCGAAGTGGTACTGGACCACGCCGGTGCTGACCCCGGCACGTTCGATGATGTGACGGGTGCTGGCCGCCGAGAAACCCTCCTCGCGGATGCACTTGATGGTCTCCTCGATGACCAGCTCGCGAGTGCGGTCGGCGCGCTCCTGGGTTCTGCGACGCTGACGGCGTGGTGCGGAACCGCGGGTTCGTTCGGTGGTCATCGGACTCCGACCCCAGGCGTCGCCGGGCGACCATCAGCGGACTCGAGAGCCTGACGGACGCGGGCATCGGAGGGCTCCCTCCGAGCCCCTACCAGACGAAGAGTCTCCAGGGTCCGCACGGGTCGATCCTATTCATCGAACACGGAAAACCGTTGCTGCCTGGGCCAAGGAGGCGAAGTATCCGCAAAGGGCGTGCCGCATCGCAGAACTGTTCGGCACCTGGGGATCCGGTGCGATCACAACTGCCGGCCGGCCAGCAGCGCGGTGATCCTGCCGCGTTTGGTCTCCAGGTCGCGCAGTTGCTCGTCGATGCCGTGCAGGGTGTCGCGGATGGCGGCGGCCACCTGCGGGCACATGTCGACATCATCGCCGTTGAGGCAGGGCAACACGATTCGGATGGTGTCGGCGTTGAAACCCGCATCGAGCAGCGTGCGGATCCGGCGCACGGTCTCCACCGCCGACTCCGGGTAGTCGCGGTAGCCGTTCGGGTGGCGGCCCGGGGTGAGCAGCTGTTGCTCCTCGTAATAGCGCAACGCCCGGGTGGAGACGTTGCAGCGGCGCGCGAGCTCGCCGATCCGCATGGGCCCTCCAAGTGTGACAGCCGCCTCGAATGCTTGACCTTCACGCCGACGTGAAGGTTTACCGTCCAGGCTATGACAGGACCACGACTCATCGCAGATCCCGACGTCGTCCGGGCCGGCAGCGGAGCGCCCCTGGTGCTCGCCCACGGCGCCGGCGGCAGCGTCATGACCAACTTCGGGCAGCTGATCGATACCCTGTCCGACACCCGCACGCTGATCGGTGTGAACTACCCGGGTTCGGGTGCCACCCCGCCCGACCCCGACGCGCTGCGGCTCGACGTCCTCGCCGACTCGGTGGTGCAGGCGGCGGTGGACGCGGGTTTCGATCGGTTCCCGATCCTCGGGTTGTCCCTGGGGACCGCGGTCGCGGTGACGGCCGCCGCCCGCCATCCGGACCGGGTGACCGGCCTGCTGCTGACGGTCGGGCTCGCGCGCGCCGATGAACAACTGCGGCTGGTGGTCGACACCTGGACCGCGCTGGTGGACGCCGGGAATCTCCGCGCGCTGGCCGCGTACCTGGTGAGCCTGGCGTCACCGAAGGTGCTCGGGGCCCTCGACCGGGCTGCCGCCGACGAGGCCATCGCCGCGCAACTGGCCACCTATCCGGACGGCGGGGCCGACCAGGCGCGCTTGGCGGCGGCGGTCGACATCGTCGACATCTGCGGCGAAATCACCGTGCCGACAGTGGTGTTCGCCGCCGGGCAGGACCGCATCGTGCTTGCGGAGACCACCCGGCGGCTGGCCGCGGCGATACCGGGCGCGAAGCTCATCGACTACCCGGACGCCGGGCACATCTTCACGCCGGACGAGGCGAAGGTGTGGATCGCCGACATCGCGGACTTCCTCCGCGAGCACCGGCTGTGACCCTCACACGATGTTGATCGCGTCCAGCAGCCGCTCGAGTTGTCCGCTGTCACCGGTTAACTCGAGCCCGGCCTGCCGCCACGGGGTGCGGGTGGTGCCCCACGCGGGAAAGCCCGCCACCGGCCCGCGCACGGTGCCGACGGGCTCGCCGCCGGCGTCTCTGGTGACCGCACCGTCCGGGTGGATGCGCCAG
The window above is part of the Mycolicibacterium hassiacum DSM 44199 genome. Proteins encoded here:
- a CDS encoding MCE family protein — protein: MSLRRTALKVGIFTAVMLLMLAGLVLTFGQFRFGSTHTYHADFTSVSRLKTGQDVRIAGIPVGKVKSIAINGDHATVTFTVDKRQQLYTSTRAAIRYQNLTGDRYLEIFGGPGELRSLPPGGTIPRENTQPAVDLDALLGGFRPVLKGLDGAKVNEISNAIIELLQDKGATLADVLANTAEFTHTIADRDRLIDETIDNLTTVLAAAAEKSDDLAVSVGKLQQLITELSMGRDPIVNALERLATTERELTEVLGAARRPIQAVLETAGPLAAALDERKADLNASLEPLEDYLRLSALGAYGSFFNIYFCPVKIKINGPAGSDIIIPAVKPPQSNNGRCDFAK
- a CDS encoding MCE family protein, whose translation is MLTRRIRWQLRAFAVITAFAVSAVAVFYLRLPEALGIGHYTVTADFAASGGLYPNANVTYRGSTVGRVTAVELTDDLGVEVRMRLQSDVAIPADVTATVKSVSAVGEQYVDLVPSGDETGPVLRDGSVIDLAHTRLSGSTAELLRQAQNLVESLDRSRLDDVLRETAAAFEQSGPELAGLIRSAADLLGEINAARGDVTGLIDRVGALLDAQIRSGEDITALADGLARFTSELRAADPQLRTLLRTAPGTAAAATDTFTGIRPSFPMLAANLANFGRIGVIYRKSLEQTLVVLPAVTAALITAAEQVPPDEGVKVDFKLGLDDPPPCNVGFIPPSQIRSPGDQTLRDIPDDMYCKVPQSSPLVVRGARNYPCQEFPGKRAPTVALCRDPIGYVPLGNQPWRGPVVPEDTPVTDPRNILPPNKFPYTPSGADYDPGPPVTELPPGVPPGPGPALFPPYPLPVPPVTPGPPPPPLPYDPPDLRVPPYGQRPAGVTRAAEPAQPAGARAFGPKVAVYDSANGLFQDSEGRIGVFAAADARLRPAESWVDLLLDPRREPA
- a CDS encoding alpha/beta hydrolase, producing MTEHTYVRHDTTFLSEGTRCAAWLYRPDGVGNPPIVVMAHGFAAFRELRLDAYADRFARAGYAVLVFDYRFWGASDGEPRRILDIKAQHADWQAAVAYARGLDGVDATRLVAWGSSFAGGHVLHLLARDHAVAAGIVQVPHVNGPASAFSQPATQLVRLFIAGVRDQLGAWLGAKPYRTAAIGRPGDLAMMTSPGAMELVEQMAGEHRDKLLTENDVAARIALRVPFYSPGRYASRITVPTLVQLASNDDVTPMDKALKAARRIPRGEVLVYECSHFEPYLEPHFDRIVADQIDFLRRHIGQG
- a CDS encoding MCE family protein; amino-acid sequence: MRALKLCSALGSSVLLTAACSFGGLNSLNLPGTVGHGPGSFTITVELPDVSTLPQNSPVLVDDVTVGSVSGQQVMQRPDGTFYAALRLSLSREVQLPANATVTIGQTSLLGSQHVELRAPTTEPPVGVLTDGTVIPHSRAGRYPTTEEVLSSLGVLVNNGNLGAVQDITDELHAAVTGRAGRFADLLPELAELTAAVRRQSDDIVAAMESVNRVASTFADHDTALKKTLAALPEATRTLNANAGRIIDTFAALGRLSEIATRILAETKTDLTADITAAYAVIKPLTDHVQELIDALPIIVTYPFPQAGIKHAVRGDYLNAIATLDLTLRRFGENFFTTSPLDPNMQHLHEIITPPDFLTGQLADLSGQAADPFALPPASTDTGGR
- a CDS encoding MCE family protein, whose product is MLLGVLAGGLVAGWPRPAPLTITAHFPSAVGLYPGDSVAVLGVPVGSVRSIRPGPSHTDITFTVRRDVPVPADASAVIVAPNVISARRIELGPVYSGGPTLSDGAVIPSDRTAVPVEWDDVKDELTRLATHLGPQSGGVQGPLSAAIDQAATTFEGNGHSFRDAIRELSETASRLGDSRFDIVGTIKHLRTLVDALSASDEQIVQFTGHVAALSQVFADSSTDLADSLNALNNALGQIKVFLNENNKTLSDQAHRLSEFTSLLTEHSEDLEQVLHVAPHALVNFYNIYNPAQGSIGAILSLPNFANPVQFLCAGVFDAAGTPEYYNRTEICRQRMGPVLKRIMMNFPPILFHPINNITAYKGQFVYDTPATQAKAQTPVSQLQWQPLPGVNPPTIPPGTDPAELLLPHAATDTANSDRHVPEQEPGR
- a CDS encoding membrane protein, which encodes MTETIKHSEAGAARGRRGFSSLQKSLFGVLAFFFAIHPVFWFLETRAGVPQPVASTVMVIVVVGCFVTALALPWLRVGDRRDWTRADRLGAMIIVWVFIALTPRFIWELPWLLFFDQIVEGVRNGSLWTYMWAPILLGGDARYLNGDPLIVCMEWIALFVGIFEAYALVQFFRNGRRFSSTQLSLIMAGMIVEVTLPAVYFGTEIANNLSNTASPVEMLVKFVLINVLWCTMPILTYFWGVRRLVTNNLHVPF
- a CDS encoding MCE family protein, coding for MAALGMAVAAVTFLAYQGAFIPTSTVTLTAPRVGLVMDRDAKVKFLGVPVGRVTRISYDGSAAQLTLAIRTDELAKIPANVIPRIASTTVFGAKSVELLIPPEPSTERLRPYAHLRVSDVSVEVNTLFQTLVNTLQKIDPVQLNATLTAIAEGLRGNGSELGAGLVALREALAAVNPHMPALHDNVRKLTTVGDIYTAATNDLVSTLGNVPTIGDAIADERDNLSATLLAAAGLGYAATDTLAPAESDLIAAVTRLRAPLGVLRDYSPEFGCLITSLAKAYKKFGPYIGGIQPALFVNAGFMPGSPAYTYPESLPLVNASGGPNCRGLPDLPTKQGSGSWYRTPFLVTDNAYVPYQPNTELQFDPPSTLQFLFNGAFAERDDY